A genome region from Flavobacterium sp. includes the following:
- a CDS encoding DUF3347 domain-containing protein, protein MKNTILSAILMVCVMVSGNAQSKKTEAKFSTQQIVADYLALKNALAKDDSNGAAKAGKALYSAFKTTNVKSINPKSKAEYLDIADDAKEHAEHIGANGGNIEHQREHFALLSKDINDLIKTFGAAKTLYQDSCPMYDGGKGAIWISETKEIKNPYYGSKMLTCGSMKKQL, encoded by the coding sequence ATGAAAAATACAATTCTTTCAGCCATATTAATGGTATGCGTAATGGTTTCTGGCAATGCGCAAAGCAAAAAAACAGAAGCAAAATTTTCAACTCAGCAAATTGTTGCAGATTATTTAGCGTTAAAAAATGCACTCGCAAAAGATGACAGCAACGGGGCCGCTAAAGCTGGCAAGGCACTGTATTCGGCTTTCAAAACCACAAATGTAAAATCGATAAATCCAAAATCCAAAGCTGAATATCTTGATATAGCTGACGATGCCAAAGAGCATGCAGAACATATTGGGGCCAATGGCGGTAATATTGAGCATCAAAGAGAGCATTTCGCTCTATTGAGTAAAGACATAAATGATTTGATCAAAACTTTTGGAGCTGCAAAAACACTATATCAGGATTCTTGCCCTATGTATGATGGTGGAAAAGGAGCTATCTGGATCAGTGAAACAAAAGAGATAAAAAACCCTTACTATGGTTCTAAAATGCTTACCTGCGGTTCAATGAAAAAACAATTGTAA
- a CDS encoding heme-binding domain-containing protein — translation MKRFIRKILFIGLIIFLLMQLYQPARNSDYGQVLPIHISKVYPIPKNIQTILKTSCYDCHSSNTQYPWYSYIQPARTFMEGHIKEGKENLNFSQWGSYSKRKQENKLDRIAKQIKANQMPLASYTLIHKDAVLNTVQKEQLLNWIEKVSDSLSKIN, via the coding sequence ATGAAACGGTTCATCAGAAAGATTCTTTTTATTGGGTTAATTATTTTTCTACTGATGCAATTGTATCAGCCTGCCCGCAATTCCGATTACGGGCAGGTTTTACCAATTCACATTTCAAAAGTCTATCCCATTCCCAAAAATATACAAACGATTCTTAAGACTTCTTGTTACGATTGTCACAGCAGCAACACGCAATATCCATGGTACTCCTACATCCAGCCGGCACGTACCTTTATGGAAGGACATATCAAGGAAGGAAAAGAAAATTTGAATTTCAGCCAATGGGGAAGTTATTCGAAACGAAAACAGGAAAATAAATTAGACCGAATTGCCAAGCAGATAAAAGCCAATCAAATGCCTTTGGCTTCCTATACGCTGATCCATAAAGATGCAGTACTGAATACTGTTCAGAAAGAACAGCTACTCAATTGGATTGAAAAAGTAAGTGATAGTCTTTCAAAAATAAATTAA
- a CDS encoding efflux RND transporter permease subunit has protein sequence MKRIKNIFRKKTQWISEEERLKVIEKSSKQVSRGVFFATIIIITSFLPVFMLTGQEGKLFHPLAYTKTFILIVDALLVLTLAPVLISFFMKGKFRPTDAHPVNRFLEKGYEPIIRWVLKWRKTTLTVNILALLISIPLLMRLGTEFMPPLDEQSILFMPVTLPDVSNGEIKRILQVQDKIIKSVPEVESVLGKAGRANTATDNSPMSMIETIIMLKPKSEWRKGIDKKDIIKELDTKLQIPGVVNGWTQPIINRINMLATGIRTDVGIKVYGQNLDTIARVSERVKMALEGTPGVSDLFVDPITGGKYLDVDVNRSELARYGLTVDDVNQTVEFALGGASIGNTVEGRRRFSISVRMAQDYRNSVERIKRIPLQSPTFGEVPLSSVADIKFVDGPPMISSENALLRGAVMFNIRDRDMGGTVQEAMKKLESAKNILPEGYFIEWSGQYENLISGEKTLKIIAPIVLLIIFFSLYFAFNSLREAFLSLITVPFALIGGAYIIFFWDVNLSVAVAVGFIALFGIAVETGIVMVIYLNDAMEQLIKAKGNSRETITKDDLREYVVHGAAKRLRPKLMTVCVSLFGLVPVLWSNGVGMDVMKPIVLPMIGGVFTSAVHILLVTPLIFLMSKEYELRKYDKLEVHDVKH, from the coding sequence ATGAAAAGAATTAAAAATATATTTCGCAAAAAAACACAGTGGATATCCGAAGAGGAAAGGCTTAAAGTAATTGAGAAAAGCAGCAAGCAGGTTTCTCGCGGGGTATTCTTTGCCACCATAATTATAATTACTTCTTTCCTGCCTGTATTTATGCTTACCGGACAGGAAGGAAAGCTATTCCATCCCTTGGCTTATACAAAAACTTTCATACTGATTGTGGATGCCTTGTTGGTACTTACATTAGCTCCGGTACTGATCTCTTTTTTTATGAAAGGGAAATTCCGTCCAACTGATGCACATCCCGTAAATCGTTTTTTGGAAAAAGGTTATGAGCCTATCATACGCTGGGTCCTAAAATGGAGAAAAACAACCCTTACGGTTAATATTTTGGCGTTATTGATTTCCATTCCATTATTGATGCGGCTGGGAACAGAGTTCATGCCCCCACTGGATGAGCAGAGCATTTTATTTATGCCTGTTACCCTGCCTGATGTATCCAATGGAGAAATCAAACGCATCTTGCAGGTACAGGATAAAATAATAAAATCAGTTCCCGAAGTAGAAAGTGTTTTAGGCAAAGCCGGACGGGCTAATACAGCTACCGATAATTCCCCAATGAGCATGATTGAGACCATTATCATGCTAAAACCAAAATCAGAATGGCGTAAAGGAATAGACAAAAAAGACATTATTAAGGAACTCGATACCAAACTGCAGATCCCGGGTGTGGTAAACGGTTGGACACAGCCTATCATCAACCGTATCAATATGCTCGCTACAGGAATTCGTACCGACGTGGGTATTAAAGTCTACGGTCAAAATCTCGATACCATTGCGCGAGTATCAGAAAGAGTAAAAATGGCTTTAGAGGGAACCCCTGGAGTGTCTGACTTATTTGTGGATCCTATTACTGGTGGCAAATACCTGGATGTTGATGTCAATCGTTCCGAACTGGCCCGTTATGGACTCACTGTAGATGACGTAAACCAAACCGTGGAATTTGCCTTAGGAGGAGCGTCCATCGGCAATACCGTTGAAGGACGAAGACGATTTTCAATAAGCGTTCGTATGGCACAGGACTATAGAAATAGCGTAGAACGCATTAAACGCATTCCCCTGCAGTCTCCAACCTTTGGAGAGGTACCCCTATCTTCTGTTGCCGATATTAAATTCGTAGATGGCCCTCCAATGATTAGTTCAGAAAATGCACTCCTTCGCGGGGCAGTCATGTTCAACATACGTGATCGTGATATGGGGGGAACCGTACAGGAAGCTATGAAAAAATTAGAAAGTGCCAAAAATATACTTCCCGAAGGGTACTTTATAGAATGGAGCGGACAATATGAGAACCTGATCAGCGGAGAAAAGACCCTTAAAATCATTGCACCGATAGTATTGCTTATTATTTTCTTCTCCCTCTATTTTGCCTTTAATTCCCTTAGAGAAGCCTTCTTAAGTCTTATAACAGTGCCTTTTGCTTTGATTGGAGGTGCCTATATAATTTTTTTCTGGGATGTCAATCTATCAGTGGCAGTAGCTGTAGGTTTTATAGCCTTGTTTGGTATTGCCGTGGAAACCGGAATTGTGATGGTTATCTATCTCAATGATGCAATGGAGCAGCTTATCAAGGCCAAAGGTAATTCAAGAGAAACCATTACTAAAGACGATCTCAGAGAATATGTGGTACACGGCGCCGCAAAGAGATTACGCCCAAAACTAATGACCGTCTGTGTCTCATTATTTGGATTAGTGCCTGTCCTTTGGTCCAATGGTGTCGGAATGGATGTAATGAAACCAATCGTATTGCCTATGATTGGCGGCGTATTTACCTCTGCCGTACATATCTTATTAGTAACCCCGCTTATTTTCCTAATGTCTAAAGAATATGAATTACGAAAATATGACAAACTTGAAGTACATGATGTCAAACATTAA
- a CDS encoding efflux RND transporter permease subunit, with protein MVHKLIEWSLRNRFIILLLSAGIFVWGIISIQKNPIDAIPDLSENQVIVFTEWMGRAPQLVEDQITYPLVTNLQGLPKIKYVRAASMFGMSFIYVIFEDDVDVYWARSRVLERLSTISSTLPKGVAPQLGPDGTGVGHILWYTLDAPGIDLGEQRALQDWYVKFALQNVPGVSEIASFGGFQKEYQVTIDPNKLLYYKLSVPEVISAVRANNNESGGRKFDMSDIGYIIKTSGYLKSIKEIEDIPLKNQNGIPIKVSDIGTVQMSGETRLGIFDHNGTGEAVGGIVVMRYGENADAVIDNVKEKMKEVAKGLPKGVKFNIVYDRGHLIKESIDSVKRTLIEEMIVVSLIVIIFLFHWRSALSIIIQIPITIAASFILLNAFGISSNIMSLTGIALAIGVIVDNGIIMSENAYQHLSQRYAQWESEQKTETNSDEKN; from the coding sequence ATGGTACACAAATTAATAGAATGGTCCCTGCGCAACCGTTTCATCATATTACTATTATCAGCAGGAATATTTGTTTGGGGTATTATCTCTATTCAAAAAAATCCTATTGATGCTATTCCAGATCTATCTGAAAATCAGGTAATCGTTTTTACAGAATGGATGGGACGTGCTCCACAGCTCGTTGAAGACCAGATCACCTATCCCTTGGTTACCAACCTTCAGGGATTGCCTAAAATTAAATATGTAAGGGCTGCTTCCATGTTTGGAATGAGTTTTATCTATGTCATTTTTGAGGATGATGTTGATGTATACTGGGCAAGATCAAGAGTACTGGAAAGGCTCAGTACAATTAGCAGCACCCTGCCCAAAGGAGTTGCACCGCAATTGGGACCCGATGGAACCGGAGTTGGCCATATACTCTGGTATACTTTGGACGCTCCCGGCATTGACCTTGGCGAACAAAGGGCACTGCAGGACTGGTATGTCAAATTTGCTTTGCAAAATGTCCCCGGAGTAAGTGAAATTGCTTCTTTTGGAGGATTTCAAAAAGAATACCAGGTTACCATTGATCCAAACAAACTGCTATATTATAAGCTGTCTGTCCCTGAGGTTATAAGCGCCGTACGAGCCAATAATAACGAAAGCGGCGGAAGAAAATTCGACATGAGTGATATTGGCTATATCATTAAGACATCCGGTTATCTGAAATCCATAAAAGAAATTGAGGATATTCCACTGAAAAACCAGAATGGTATCCCTATAAAAGTCAGCGATATAGGAACAGTCCAGATGAGCGGAGAAACCCGATTGGGAATCTTTGATCATAATGGTACAGGCGAAGCTGTTGGAGGCATCGTCGTGATGCGTTACGGTGAAAACGCCGATGCCGTTATTGATAATGTGAAAGAAAAGATGAAAGAAGTCGCAAAAGGGCTTCCTAAAGGGGTAAAATTCAATATTGTATATGACCGAGGGCATCTGATCAAAGAGTCTATTGATTCGGTTAAGCGCACCTTAATTGAAGAGATGATTGTGGTTTCGCTTATCGTTATTATTTTTCTTTTCCATTGGCGCAGCGCATTAAGTATCATAATCCAGATCCCAATTACAATTGCCGCGAGTTTCATACTTCTAAATGCCTTTGGAATATCCTCCAATATCATGTCCCTTACCGGTATCGCACTTGCCATTGGGGTAATAGTTGACAACGGTATTATTATGAGTGAAAATGCCTACCAGCATCTCTCACAACGGTATGCACAATGGGAATCCGAACAAAAAACTGAAACAAACTCTGATGAAAAGAATTAA